A region of Reichenbachiella carrageenanivorans DNA encodes the following proteins:
- a CDS encoding hybrid sensor histidine kinase/response regulator transcription factor translates to MLRILGAVFFWLGNNPSIAADRPLEYAQKLTISDGLAHNGVTSMLEDSKGYLWIGTYDGLNRYDGYNFEVYKNTLEHHQLLSNRVRTITEDKNGNIWIGTDDGISLYNYSEERFSDLYSYLDLAHSMHGPIVRKILMDEENGYMICAMEDGEVLIFNDDDYSFKQAFALPSEMTEQMVHFYDVIKLDKQNYLLASSIGIVRFNLKQGKFYSIIPEDVIQANSITIIGENHFLVTQNAGFVILKIDRSTTDYGMTVESKQMTQFHFNSAMLDDLGHVWLGTVNAGVIQIRGVEALINQTPWMTYRYNEDDGLLRVGCIVSSTLGSSWVGSFNKGLFRFDINENPFKSYNTRMNFPNGFKTNEILHMRAFGRNKIYVTANRGGLALFNTDEQVFEPLPFQMPINSSDRVGGVFVGVDKDIWIKAGSSPGVLRVRQGQSITETVRFEGLPQFDKVRPVNWANDKLGNLWIASNEDVYLVAIDANGETTGVASLNSHPFFKNKPIKLARVIYQDPMYPYIWIGTDADGLFRIEFEKNQPLQEMKVMSFQSDKTNPYAISSDFVSSIIRLPNGELWIGTERGGICKVLDSDKEPKFIVFSEKHGLSNNVVKSIQYDDEYNLWISTNIGLNKFNTKTNVFRKFSLVDGLPFEDFTYPSVQLDNGYFVFSGMEGLCYFKPQDINDSEALPKLEFGNFKVFNDLVQPGDSLHGRVLLDQRINKVDQISLYHNENVFSLELKSLHYSKPDNYFLKYQLYPVNNDWVEVPSSQRTVYYNGLVPGKYELRVMASNSLNQWTQPRVLKIVIDPPFWKTNWAYFGYVLLVALLIGVIMKVLLRINSLRHNLQIEKLEKQQVKELNSSRLELFMNISHEFRTPLTLVSGLISRLANMFKSNKDVTHHLDLVQRQSKKMFQLIEQVHDYQKAQQSLLKLNMAGFDVIDFIDDIKKDFEYLALSSGKHWQVKGDAQSLYMMGDRKKLEIVLNNLISNAFKFTEEGDYITLAFAHKDDEITLSVTDTGRGIDDVDLPNLFKRFYRSWKENTYSVGSGIGLEFSKMLVELHYGTIVVESELGEGSKFIVTIPTKVSETNIYDQGKITDILNTESEIEEVELGADDLMATEIPVDENLKALHVFVVEDNADLREFISEVLSGHFQVSAFHHGMQCLDQMEEEWPDLIVSDILMPEMNGLELCQKVKSDIRTSHIPIILLTSRSTIQDRIVGLEVGADAYINKPFDVKHLIVRAQTLLRNRQQLRERFQNELPLVLQKTDNGQNDHAFLEKLYELMAENLDNQDVDINLFAKELYLNRTHFYQKVKALTNQTPFELLKNYRLKRAAELLMQKDARVNEVYMMTGFKSRTHFAKLFKEKYHATPGKYAEESLDKLKSND, encoded by the coding sequence ATGCTTAGGATACTAGGAGCAGTATTTTTTTGGTTGGGGAATAACCCGTCCATAGCTGCAGATCGCCCCCTAGAGTATGCACAAAAGCTGACCATATCAGACGGTCTGGCTCACAATGGAGTGACCTCTATGCTTGAGGATTCGAAAGGCTATCTATGGATAGGCACTTATGATGGACTCAATCGCTACGATGGATATAATTTTGAAGTGTATAAAAATACACTTGAGCACCATCAGTTGCTGAGCAATCGAGTGCGAACCATTACAGAGGATAAAAATGGGAATATCTGGATTGGAACAGATGATGGGATTTCGCTCTACAATTATTCCGAAGAGCGGTTCAGTGATTTGTATTCTTATTTGGATTTGGCTCATAGTATGCATGGGCCAATAGTCCGAAAAATCCTCATGGATGAAGAAAACGGATACATGATCTGTGCCATGGAGGATGGAGAGGTCTTAATTTTTAATGACGACGATTATTCTTTTAAGCAGGCTTTTGCTTTGCCAAGCGAAATGACCGAACAGATGGTGCATTTTTATGATGTCATCAAACTAGATAAGCAAAATTACCTCCTAGCATCGTCTATAGGGATCGTTCGTTTTAATCTGAAACAAGGGAAATTTTATAGTATAATACCAGAAGACGTTATCCAAGCCAATTCTATTACTATCATTGGAGAAAACCATTTTTTAGTAACACAGAACGCTGGATTTGTAATACTCAAAATAGATCGAAGTACTACAGATTATGGGATGACAGTGGAGTCGAAGCAAATGACTCAATTTCATTTTAACAGTGCCATGCTCGATGATTTGGGCCATGTATGGCTCGGCACGGTCAATGCAGGCGTGATACAGATCCGAGGGGTCGAAGCACTCATCAACCAAACACCATGGATGACCTATCGCTATAATGAAGACGATGGATTGCTACGTGTAGGCTGTATTGTGTCATCTACCTTAGGGAGTTCTTGGGTGGGGTCGTTCAATAAGGGGCTATTTCGATTCGATATCAATGAAAATCCATTCAAATCATACAATACCAGAATGAATTTTCCGAATGGCTTCAAAACCAATGAAATACTACATATGCGCGCCTTCGGTAGAAACAAGATATATGTAACGGCCAACCGAGGTGGGTTGGCTTTGTTCAATACGGACGAGCAGGTATTTGAACCTTTACCCTTTCAAATGCCAATAAATTCATCAGATCGGGTAGGGGGTGTATTTGTGGGAGTGGACAAAGACATATGGATAAAGGCTGGAAGCTCTCCAGGTGTTTTAAGAGTTCGTCAAGGGCAATCCATCACGGAGACTGTCAGGTTTGAAGGCCTGCCTCAGTTTGATAAGGTAAGACCAGTCAATTGGGCCAATGACAAATTGGGAAATCTTTGGATTGCCAGCAATGAGGATGTATATCTAGTAGCCATCGATGCAAATGGAGAAACTACAGGTGTAGCCTCTTTAAATAGTCACCCCTTTTTCAAAAACAAACCCATAAAACTGGCGAGGGTTATCTATCAAGATCCGATGTATCCATATATCTGGATTGGGACAGATGCAGATGGACTTTTTCGAATAGAATTTGAAAAAAATCAACCGCTTCAGGAAATGAAAGTGATGAGTTTTCAGAGCGACAAGACCAACCCATATGCTATTTCGAGTGATTTTGTTTCCAGTATTATCCGTTTGCCCAATGGCGAACTGTGGATAGGAACCGAACGAGGAGGCATCTGCAAAGTGCTGGATAGCGACAAAGAACCTAAATTTATTGTCTTTTCTGAAAAACATGGACTGTCCAATAATGTAGTAAAGAGCATTCAATACGATGATGAGTACAATCTATGGATTTCTACTAATATTGGCCTCAATAAATTCAATACCAAGACAAATGTCTTTCGCAAATTTAGCTTGGTCGACGGACTACCATTCGAAGATTTCACCTACCCTTCTGTCCAGTTAGACAATGGTTATTTTGTGTTTTCTGGAATGGAGGGGCTTTGTTATTTCAAGCCACAAGACATCAACGATAGTGAGGCGCTACCCAAGTTGGAGTTTGGAAACTTCAAGGTTTTCAATGACTTGGTGCAGCCAGGTGATTCTCTTCATGGTCGGGTCTTATTAGATCAGCGGATTAATAAAGTAGACCAAATTTCTTTGTATCACAACGAAAATGTGTTTTCGCTTGAGCTGAAATCACTGCATTATTCCAAGCCTGACAATTACTTTCTAAAATATCAGCTATATCCCGTCAACAACGACTGGGTCGAAGTGCCTTCGAGTCAGCGGACGGTCTATTACAACGGGCTCGTGCCAGGGAAGTATGAGCTTCGTGTCATGGCGTCCAATTCTCTCAACCAGTGGACGCAGCCACGTGTCTTGAAGATTGTCATAGACCCCCCCTTTTGGAAAACCAACTGGGCCTACTTCGGCTATGTACTTTTGGTTGCCTTGCTTATTGGGGTCATTATGAAGGTACTGCTTAGAATCAATTCACTAAGGCACAATTTGCAAATTGAAAAACTGGAAAAGCAACAAGTGAAGGAGTTAAATTCCTCTCGTTTGGAATTGTTTATGAATATATCTCATGAATTCAGGACACCACTCACCTTAGTGTCAGGTCTGATTTCGAGATTGGCCAATATGTTCAAATCCAACAAAGACGTGACGCACCATTTAGATTTGGTCCAGCGACAGTCCAAAAAGATGTTTCAGCTGATAGAGCAGGTTCATGATTATCAGAAAGCTCAGCAGAGTTTATTAAAACTCAATATGGCAGGTTTTGACGTGATCGATTTTATAGATGATATCAAAAAAGACTTTGAGTATCTCGCTTTGAGTAGTGGCAAACACTGGCAGGTGAAAGGCGACGCCCAGTCTCTCTATATGATGGGCGATAGAAAAAAACTGGAAATCGTACTCAACAACCTGATTAGCAATGCATTCAAATTTACCGAGGAGGGAGACTATATCACTTTAGCGTTTGCACACAAAGACGATGAGATCACCTTGTCGGTCACAGATACAGGCAGAGGGATCGATGATGTAGACTTGCCTAATCTCTTCAAGCGTTTTTATAGATCATGGAAAGAAAACACGTACTCTGTAGGTTCAGGAATTGGGCTTGAGTTTTCCAAAATGCTTGTAGAACTACACTATGGGACGATTGTAGTAGAGAGTGAATTAGGAGAGGGATCCAAATTTATAGTGACCATACCTACCAAAGTCAGCGAAACCAATATCTATGACCAAGGCAAAATCACAGATATATTAAATACTGAAAGTGAAATAGAAGAAGTAGAGTTGGGGGCAGATGACCTTATGGCTACCGAAATCCCCGTAGATGAAAATCTGAAGGCACTCCATGTGTTTGTGGTAGAAGACAATGCCGACTTGCGAGAGTTTATTTCAGAAGTCCTGTCTGGTCATTTTCAAGTCTCCGCTTTTCATCACGGCATGCAGTGCCTCGATCAGATGGAAGAAGAATGGCCTGATCTCATTGTGAGTGATATTCTCATGCCCGAAATGAACGGACTCGAACTGTGCCAAAAGGTCAAATCTGATATACGAACCAGTCACATTCCGATCATATTACTTACCTCACGGTCTACCATTCAGGACAGGATCGTAGGATTAGAAGTGGGTGCAGATGCTTATATCAACAAACCGTTTGATGTAAAGCACTTGATCGTGCGAGCACAGACGCTCTTGAGGAATAGACAGCAGCTCAGAGAACGGTTTCAGAATGAACTACCACTCGTATTGCAAAAGACCGATAATGGCCAAAATGACCATGCCTTTTTGGAAAAGCTCTACGAGTTGATGGCCGAAAATCTAGATAATCAGGACGTAGATATCAATCTGTTTGCCAAAGAACTGTATCTAAACAGGACTCATTTTTACCAAAAAGTAAAAGCGTTGACCAACCAAACTCCTTTTGAGCTATTGAAAAACTACCGTTTGAAAAGAGCCGCTGAATTGCTTATGCAAAAGGATGCGAGAGTCAACGAAGTCTACATGATGACAGGGTTTAAAAGCCGCACACACTTCGCCAAGTTATTCAAAGAGAAGTATCACGCTACCCCGGGCAAATATGCCGAAGAGTCGCTCGACAAGCTCAAGTCGAACGACTGA
- a CDS encoding TolC family protein, with protein sequence MNKLLTIILVICAFETLAQEQYLNQLSLNEFYELVRTHHPIAKQAGLILERGEAVVSQARGAFDPKLVSEFQTKQFQGKNYYDVWDSYVKIPTALNVDLKAGYERNRGQYLNPEHTVPSDGLYYAGISVPIGQGLIHNSRNIDLKKSMAEQKNLASQANAVYNNLLLDANYVYWNWFEAYQKMKVAEASLALITERFNGIRAGVFNGDKASIDSVESLIQVQSWKNELNKSKLDFQNAGIQMENFIWDSTQVHESHPDTVWQKQDILVVDEYINYAISNHPDLKALQANLMTLELDKKMSAENIKPVLNLNYNFLMASGSSDEAMSGLSNNYKGGFEFSFPLLVRKERAKLKQAKLKLEEGGLKLTNKSRVVTNKVFQSYGKLIVLLEMLEQQRLIVQNYKRLLEGERVKFRNGESSIFLVNSRENKKIEAEMKLVNLEAEYGRAVGMVNWSSGYFVNQLQSGS encoded by the coding sequence ATGAATAAGCTATTAACCATAATACTTGTCATATGTGCTTTTGAAACGCTGGCGCAGGAGCAATACCTGAATCAGTTAAGCCTAAATGAGTTCTATGAATTAGTGCGCACACACCATCCCATAGCTAAGCAAGCCGGACTCATTCTGGAAAGAGGAGAAGCTGTAGTGAGTCAGGCACGAGGTGCATTCGATCCAAAGTTGGTATCCGAATTTCAAACCAAGCAATTCCAAGGCAAAAACTATTACGATGTGTGGGATAGCTATGTGAAAATACCAACTGCCTTGAATGTAGATCTCAAAGCGGGCTATGAACGAAACAGAGGACAGTATTTGAATCCTGAACATACCGTTCCCTCGGATGGTCTTTATTATGCAGGAATCAGTGTTCCTATAGGGCAAGGGCTTATTCATAACAGCAGAAATATTGACTTGAAGAAAAGCATGGCAGAGCAAAAAAACTTAGCCAGCCAGGCCAACGCCGTTTATAATAATCTGTTGCTGGATGCGAATTATGTCTATTGGAACTGGTTTGAGGCTTATCAGAAGATGAAAGTGGCAGAGGCTAGTTTAGCACTCATCACCGAACGGTTCAATGGCATACGTGCTGGTGTTTTTAATGGGGATAAAGCTTCTATCGACTCTGTGGAATCATTGATTCAAGTTCAAAGTTGGAAAAATGAACTTAATAAATCGAAGCTCGATTTTCAGAATGCGGGTATCCAGATGGAGAATTTTATTTGGGATTCTACTCAAGTACATGAGTCGCACCCAGATACCGTTTGGCAAAAACAGGACATACTAGTGGTAGATGAGTATATAAACTATGCCATAAGCAACCATCCTGATTTGAAAGCTTTGCAAGCTAATTTGATGACACTAGAACTGGATAAAAAAATGTCGGCTGAAAATATAAAACCCGTGCTCAACCTGAATTACAATTTCTTGATGGCTAGCGGATCTTCAGACGAAGCTATGTCAGGGCTTTCTAATAATTATAAAGGTGGGTTTGAGTTTAGTTTTCCTCTACTCGTAAGGAAAGAAAGAGCCAAACTAAAGCAAGCCAAACTGAAGCTAGAAGAGGGTGGTTTGAAATTGACTAACAAGTCGAGAGTAGTAACGAATAAAGTATTTCAGTCCTACGGCAAACTTATTGTGTTGCTCGAAATGCTTGAGCAGCAAAGGCTGATAGTTCAGAATTATAAGCGTCTACTAGAAGGTGAGCGAGTGAAATTTAGAAATGGAGAGAGTTCTATTTTTTTGGTAAATAGCAGAGAAAACAAAAAAATAGAAGCTGAAATGAAGTTGGTCAATTTAGAAGCAGAGTATGGTCGGGCAGTAGGAATGGTGAATTGGTCAAGCGGTTATTTCGTCAACCAACTTCAAAGCGGATCATAA
- a CDS encoding response regulator codes for MTTILVVDDSKFQRETIKNVLEEAGYEVIGEAANGEDAIKLALILKPEIITLDNVLPDMFGLDVMDELNDVDFKAKVIMISAVGQDIAQREAKEIGILEYIVKPFEKQDLLDKVLKLATMERF; via the coding sequence ATGACGACTATACTAGTAGTAGACGATTCCAAGTTTCAAAGAGAAACGATCAAGAATGTATTAGAAGAGGCAGGATATGAAGTAATAGGTGAAGCCGCTAATGGAGAAGATGCCATCAAGTTGGCGCTTATACTCAAGCCCGAGATCATCACTTTAGATAATGTATTGCCCGATATGTTTGGTCTTGATGTGATGGACGAGCTCAACGACGTAGACTTTAAAGCCAAGGTTATCATGATCAGTGCTGTAGGTCAGGACATTGCCCAGCGCGAAGCCAAAGAAATAGGTATTTTAGAGTACATCGTGAAGCCATTTGAAAAGCAAGACCTGCTAGATAAAGTGCTCAAATTGGCTACGATGGAGCGGTTTTAA
- a CDS encoding choice-of-anchor Q domain-containing protein has translation MMKNFTKKRLGLLLAIALMAGVHQGLATNYYVATTGNDSNNGSLNTPWKTIQKAAAVAGAGDHVYIKKGTYYNNVVIANSGTSSNWLTFDAFPGDEHQVILNNAAFKLVRKNYVRISGMKVQNGHNGFNIEGPCEGIQISNNHTYNTFSSGIIAWGVPFGSDPGDYNNIYNLKILDNKVEKACNGGWNECITLANGVVDFEIAGNEVFNGGDPINGGEGIDLKAGVRNGSVHDNYIHGLTRRGIYLDGGGTLGFAAPSVRDINVYNNKVTNCVGAGMAIMTEGSGDVYNINVYNNLFYENTEDGMMYYKHPVGTGLVYNCHLTNNTIYNNGRYGILINFTGATNLTVRNNISYNNSNNNYSRTNGSGTTSNNLFSLNPLFANAGIADFKLQSGSPAINTGTATQAPSLDYDGNSRVGQVDIGAYEYQSSSSSVAPTGSTIWLQATNGYYVTAEQNITNNPVHANSASVGNAQEFVVEDAGYGLIALKANSNGKYLSATINVTNAPLQATAASIGTWARFSWEDIGNNKVALKANINGMYVWAQLNETNAPLKAKGTSVQQWETFTWGTVAGSRTLEMNKETMESTSKFTVYPNPVIQKELTVEIPDIYQNGELQLLSTSGQLMYQKKITTNKEQFRLPEHIKAGMYVLLLAHGDHQLTNRILVQ, from the coding sequence ATGATGAAAAATTTTACAAAAAAACGATTGGGACTCCTTCTAGCCATAGCCTTGATGGCAGGAGTCCATCAAGGCTTAGCGACCAACTACTATGTAGCTACTACAGGCAACGACAGCAACAATGGAAGCCTCAATACTCCTTGGAAGACCATCCAGAAAGCTGCGGCTGTAGCTGGAGCAGGAGACCATGTCTACATCAAAAAAGGCACTTATTACAACAACGTAGTCATTGCCAATAGCGGTACGTCTAGCAATTGGCTCACCTTCGACGCCTTCCCTGGAGACGAACATCAAGTGATCTTGAATAATGCTGCATTTAAGCTTGTTAGGAAAAATTACGTTCGAATATCTGGCATGAAAGTACAAAACGGACATAACGGGTTTAATATTGAAGGGCCGTGTGAAGGTATCCAAATTTCCAACAATCATACATACAATACTTTTTCCTCTGGAATAATCGCATGGGGTGTACCTTTCGGCTCAGACCCTGGGGATTACAACAACATCTACAACCTTAAAATTCTAGACAATAAAGTAGAAAAAGCATGTAATGGTGGCTGGAATGAGTGCATAACACTAGCCAATGGAGTGGTAGACTTTGAAATCGCCGGCAATGAAGTATTCAATGGAGGAGACCCGATCAATGGTGGAGAAGGAATAGATCTGAAAGCTGGCGTAAGAAATGGTAGTGTCCACGATAATTATATCCATGGCCTTACCAGACGTGGCATCTACCTAGATGGAGGTGGTACGCTCGGCTTCGCTGCACCATCCGTGCGCGATATAAACGTGTACAATAATAAAGTAACCAACTGCGTAGGGGCAGGCATGGCGATCATGACAGAAGGAAGTGGTGACGTATACAACATAAACGTGTACAACAACCTTTTTTATGAAAACACGGAAGACGGCATGATGTACTACAAACACCCTGTAGGCACTGGATTAGTTTACAATTGCCATCTGACCAACAACACGATCTACAACAATGGTAGATATGGGATACTTATCAATTTCACTGGAGCTACCAACCTCACCGTTCGCAATAACATCAGCTACAACAATAGCAACAACAACTATTCTAGAACCAACGGATCTGGAACGACTTCCAACAACTTGTTTAGCCTCAATCCATTATTTGCAAACGCTGGAATAGCCGATTTTAAATTGCAATCTGGCTCACCAGCCATAAATACAGGCACTGCTACTCAAGCGCCCAGCCTAGATTATGATGGCAACAGCAGGGTAGGCCAAGTAGATATAGGTGCCTATGAATATCAAAGCAGTAGCAGTAGTGTAGCACCGACAGGAAGCACAATCTGGCTACAAGCAACAAATGGGTATTACGTAACCGCAGAACAAAACATCACTAATAATCCAGTGCATGCCAATAGTGCTAGTGTAGGCAATGCGCAAGAGTTTGTAGTAGAAGATGCTGGCTACGGGCTAATTGCTCTCAAAGCCAATTCGAATGGTAAATATCTAAGTGCAACAATAAATGTGACCAATGCCCCTCTGCAAGCCACGGCAGCTTCGATCGGTACTTGGGCGAGATTCTCATGGGAAGATATAGGGAATAACAAAGTAGCACTAAAGGCAAATATCAATGGTATGTATGTATGGGCACAACTCAACGAGACCAACGCACCTCTGAAAGCCAAAGGTACTTCGGTTCAGCAATGGGAAACTTTCACCTGGGGAACAGTAGCTGGCTCCAGAACGCTAGAAATGAACAAAGAAACTATGGAAAGCACCAGCAAATTTACCGTATACCCAAACCCTGTTATCCAAAAAGAACTCACAGTAGAAATACCAGACATCTATCAAAATGGGGAGCTACAACTACTCTCTACTTCTGGGCAGCTCATGTATCAAAAGAAAATCACTACGAATAAAGAGCAGTTTAGACTACCTGAGCATATAAAAGCGGGTATGTATGTGCTTCTCCTCGCACATGGAGACCACCAACTGACCAATAGAATACTGGTACAGTAA
- a CDS encoding response regulator transcription factor has product MMGWKQIISDSPHFQIVGTSDSLEGLSALDPTGTLILADLSGSNDHALAKITDLIHLPHVDVLLVVDLSDHTLIQQLKEMGIRGILTTHCDAQEIKSALESIRLGKRFYCGDILDVLMQPKTSEQQTKNDELLSAREIEVLEWIVKGLTTNQIADKLNISSHTINSHRKNMLKKLGLTSPVELIVYAVKSGLVNL; this is encoded by the coding sequence ATGATGGGCTGGAAGCAGATCATTAGTGATTCGCCGCATTTTCAGATCGTTGGCACATCGGACTCATTAGAGGGACTATCAGCATTGGATCCTACGGGTACTTTAATACTGGCAGACCTATCAGGCTCTAATGATCATGCGCTTGCTAAGATTACAGACTTGATACACCTACCACATGTAGACGTGCTACTGGTCGTAGACCTCTCCGACCACACCCTGATCCAGCAGCTCAAAGAAATGGGTATCCGGGGCATACTCACCACACACTGCGATGCACAAGAAATAAAATCGGCACTGGAAAGTATCCGGCTAGGCAAACGATTCTACTGTGGAGATATACTTGACGTACTCATGCAGCCCAAAACAAGCGAGCAGCAAACCAAAAACGACGAACTCCTTTCTGCCAGAGAAATCGAAGTATTAGAATGGATAGTAAAAGGGCTCACGACCAATCAGATCGCAGATAAGCTCAACATCAGCTCACACACCATCAATTCGCATAGAAAGAATATGCTTAAGAAATTGGGGCTCACCTCACCAGTAGAGTTGATCGTATATGCGGTCAAGTCTGGCCTCGTTAATTTGTAG